A part of Desulfobacterales bacterium genomic DNA contains:
- a CDS encoding SDR family oxidoreductase → MDSNSVRFDNRVAVITGAGGGLGRVYALDLAGRGAKVVVNDLGGSRDGSGQGAVTAADRVVDEIRALGGEAVANYDTVTTPDGGDGIVQTALEAFGRIDILINNAGILRDRSFLKMEPENWQAVLAVHLDGAFFVTRPAFREMKLNGYGRIIMTTSAAGLYGNFGQANYSAAKMALVGLMNTLRLEGQKYNITVNTVAPAAGTRMTEDILPPDVFKKMKPELVAPLVLYLCSEACHETGAIFNAGMGGFNRAAVLTGPGIQLGDPENHPTVEQIQENWEQINSLEGAKPINDATTAIFSLVSPPDQG, encoded by the coding sequence ATGGACAGCAATAGCGTGCGATTCGACAATCGGGTGGCAGTGATTACCGGGGCCGGTGGGGGGCTTGGACGGGTCTATGCGTTGGATCTGGCCGGGCGCGGCGCCAAAGTGGTTGTAAACGATCTGGGCGGTTCCCGGGACGGTTCGGGTCAGGGCGCGGTGACGGCCGCCGACAGGGTGGTTGACGAAATCAGGGCCCTGGGCGGTGAAGCGGTTGCCAATTATGACACCGTAACCACACCGGACGGGGGCGATGGCATTGTCCAAACAGCGCTGGAAGCTTTTGGAAGAATTGACATCCTGATCAATAATGCCGGAATTTTGCGCGACAGAAGTTTTTTGAAGATGGAACCGGAAAACTGGCAGGCGGTCCTGGCGGTTCATCTGGACGGCGCCTTTTTTGTCACCCGGCCGGCCTTCAGGGAAATGAAGTTAAACGGGTATGGCCGCATCATTATGACGACATCGGCTGCAGGTCTTTACGGCAATTTCGGCCAGGCCAACTATTCCGCAGCCAAGATGGCCCTGGTGGGTCTTATGAATACCCTCAGGCTTGAAGGTCAGAAATATAATATCACCGTCAACACGGTGGCCCCTGCGGCGGGCACCCGCATGACGGAAGATATTCTGCCGCCGGACGTCTTTAAAAAAATGAAACCGGAGCTGGTGGCGCCCCTGGTGCTCTATCTTTGCAGCGAGGCGTGCCATGAGACCGGTGCGATTTTTAACGCCGGAATGGGGGGATTCAACCGGGCCGCCGTTCTGACCGGCCCCGGCATTCAACTGGGGGATCCTGAAAACCATCCTACTGTAGAACAGATTCAGGAAAATTGGGAACAGATCAATAGCCTGGAAGGGGCCAAGCCCATCAACGATGCAACCACGGCGATTTTTTCACTGGTTTCGCCGCCCGATCAAGGCTAA
- a CDS encoding ATP-binding protein, with protein sequence MDEYYTRYLEPSIREDLQRKMVFVGGPRQTGKTTLAKRLCGQAGSDLLTHYLNWDAAEDRENIIKETFPTKPGVLVLDEIHKYSRWRQIVKGLFDKRGDALQILVTGSARLDLYRRGGDSLQGRYHFYRLLPLTVAELKSHTGDTVKDLLIFGSFPEPFLMHSETQSLRWSREYRSRVIRGDLAELENVQDLGIIEKMVIRLPDLVGSPLSLNALREDLQVSHQSISRWIEMLENLYMVFRIYPFGAPKIRAVKKEAKHYHFDWTVIPDMGFRFENLVACHLLKWCFFLQDTQGRDIELRYFRDVDKREVDFVIIENRKPTLFAECKTSEKEASRSLLYLKKRFPDVDAVQVLLERDLDLMTKDGIRICSAHHFLKELI encoded by the coding sequence ATGGATGAATATTATACCCGTTACCTTGAACCGTCGATCCGTGAGGATCTTCAACGTAAAATGGTCTTTGTCGGCGGTCCGAGGCAGACCGGCAAAACAACCCTTGCCAAACGCCTGTGTGGTCAGGCGGGTTCTGATCTTCTCACCCATTATTTGAACTGGGATGCGGCTGAAGATCGTGAAAACATCATCAAAGAAACATTTCCAACCAAGCCGGGGGTTCTGGTTCTGGATGAAATCCATAAGTATTCCCGTTGGCGGCAAATCGTCAAAGGCTTGTTCGACAAGAGAGGCGATGCGCTTCAAATACTGGTGACCGGCAGTGCCCGCTTGGACTTATACCGGCGGGGGGGCGATTCTCTTCAGGGACGCTATCATTTCTATCGTTTGTTGCCCCTGACCGTCGCAGAACTCAAGTCGCATACGGGCGATACGGTAAAAGATCTATTGATCTTTGGCAGCTTTCCTGAACCGTTCTTGATGCACTCCGAAACCCAGAGTCTTCGCTGGAGCAGAGAATACCGGTCGAGAGTCATTCGCGGGGATCTGGCCGAGCTGGAAAATGTTCAGGATTTGGGAATTATTGAAAAAATGGTGATACGTCTGCCGGATCTGGTAGGTTCTCCCCTTTCTTTAAACGCATTGAGAGAAGATTTACAAGTATCGCATCAGTCGATCTCGCGCTGGATCGAAATGCTTGAAAACTTATATATGGTATTCAGAATTTACCCTTTTGGCGCGCCTAAAATCAGAGCCGTAAAAAAAGAAGCCAAACATTATCATTTCGATTGGACCGTTATTCCGGATATGGGATTTCGATTTGAGAATCTGGTTGCCTGCCATTTGCTGAAATGGTGTTTCTTTCTTCAGGACACCCAGGGTCGTGATATCGAACTTCGCTATTTCAGGGATGTTGATAAAAGAGAAGTTGATTTTGTCATTATCGAAAATCGGAAGCCAACCCTCTTTGCTGAATGTAAAACTTCAGAAAAAGAGGCCAGCCGTTCATTGTTGTACCTCAAAAAGAGGTTCCCTGACGTTGATGCCGTCCAGGTTCTTCTTGAAAGAGATCTTGACCTTATGACCAAAGACGGAATCAGAATTTGTTCTGCTCACCATTTTTTAAAAGAACTGATTTAA
- a CDS encoding PaaI family thioesterase — translation MEKKAFQDHYPDDYSHCYGCGHLNIRGHQIKSYWDGEETVAGFTPQPYHTAMPGFVYGGLIASLIDCHSTGSAAAAGYRAEGREMGTEPPLRYVTASLKVDYLRPTPMGVPLELRGRIKEIKGRKVVVETTLSAKGEVCARGEVVAVQLPEKMMSRGV, via the coding sequence ATGGAGAAGAAAGCTTTTCAGGATCACTACCCGGACGACTACAGCCACTGCTACGGCTGCGGTCATTTAAACATCCGCGGGCACCAAATCAAAAGCTACTGGGACGGCGAAGAGACCGTCGCCGGCTTTACGCCGCAGCCTTATCATACGGCCATGCCCGGTTTTGTCTATGGCGGGTTGATCGCGTCGTTGATCGACTGCCACAGCACCGGCAGTGCGGCGGCGGCAGGGTATCGCGCCGAAGGCCGCGAAATGGGCACCGAGCCGCCGCTGCGGTATGTGACGGCCTCTTTGAAAGTGGATTACCTGCGGCCGACGCCGATGGGTGTCCCCTTGGAACTGCGGGGCCGGATAAAGGAGATCAAGGGGCGCAAGGTGGTTGTGGAGACCACCCTGTCGGCAAAGGGCGAAGTATGCGCCCGGGGCGAAGTGGTGGCGGTGCAGCTGCCTGAGAAAATGATGTCGAGAGGGGTATGA
- a CDS encoding FmdE family protein: MSAEKILESQEWRKCIEFHGHTCPGIALGFRAAKAGIEVLRENKALDEELVTVVETDACDADAVQVLTGCTFGKGNFIYKEYGKHAFTFFSRNSQKGFRVVLKPGAFEPDEKHRELIQRIRQGTADKKDQAEYDKLHFQRTCDVLNKPIDQLFNINAVDVPIPEKARIVSSKVCDQCGEPAMATRMTETDGKWICRGCLQMQT, from the coding sequence ATGAGCGCCGAAAAAATTTTAGAAAGCCAGGAATGGCGGAAATGTATTGAATTTCACGGCCATACCTGTCCGGGAATTGCCCTTGGTTTTCGGGCGGCCAAAGCCGGGATAGAAGTTCTCAGAGAGAACAAAGCCTTGGACGAAGAACTGGTAACGGTTGTGGAAACAGACGCCTGCGATGCGGATGCCGTCCAGGTGTTGACCGGATGTACGTTCGGCAAGGGTAATTTTATCTATAAGGAGTACGGCAAGCATGCCTTTACGTTTTTCAGCCGTAATTCCCAAAAAGGATTTCGGGTGGTATTAAAGCCCGGCGCTTTTGAGCCGGATGAAAAGCATCGGGAGCTGATACAACGGATCAGACAAGGCACTGCCGACAAGAAAGATCAGGCTGAATATGATAAACTCCATTTTCAGCGGACCTGCGATGTTTTAAATAAGCCGATTGATCAACTTTTCAATATCAACGCAGTGGACGTGCCGATTCCGGAGAAGGCCAGAATCGTGTCGTCCAAAGTATGCGATCAATGCGGAGAACCGGCCATGGCGACCCGGATGACCGAAACCGACGGCAAATGGATTTGCCGTGGATGTCTTCAAATGCAAACATGA
- a CDS encoding isochorismatase family protein, producing the protein MNQKKPQLPMPEPITVDVNKTAVLVLDGSMRWGNPELPCNRLIPAVPKFLDRAREVGLPIIYTVSFRNKGTPEGKVYTGLNRRPNEPVIYPDGFDKFTGGELQSYLNLFSIDTLIITGYRSNISVLNTATKATRELNYTAVIPIDGMTAKTDYEQAYTLFHFTVLPAQAADRFRFTLLDMIHFTGDKI; encoded by the coding sequence ATGAACCAGAAAAAACCGCAACTGCCGATGCCGGAGCCCATCACAGTGGATGTCAACAAAACCGCCGTACTGGTACTGGACGGCAGCATGCGCTGGGGCAACCCGGAGCTGCCGTGCAACCGGCTCATACCGGCCGTACCGAAATTTTTAGACCGGGCCCGGGAGGTGGGCCTGCCGATCATTTATACGGTTTCATTCCGAAATAAAGGCACACCGGAAGGAAAGGTATATACCGGTTTAAACCGGCGGCCGAACGAACCCGTCATCTATCCGGATGGGTTTGACAAGTTCACCGGCGGTGAATTACAGTCATATTTAAATCTCTTTAGCATCGATACGCTCATTATTACCGGGTATCGCTCCAACATCTCGGTATTGAATACCGCCACGAAAGCCACCCGGGAGTTAAATTACACCGCCGTTATACCCATAGACGGAATGACGGCCAAGACAGATTATGAACAGGCGTATACCCTGTTTCACTTTACGGTCCTGCCGGCCCAGGCGGCGGACCGGTTTCGATTTACCCTGCTGGATATGATTCATTTTACTGGAGATAAAATATGA
- a CDS encoding DUF1847 domain-containing protein: MASVVYKVGRTPKEFLDLTEAQKCNPGSFEPMCSPITQAKVLNSMNTEFNIIFGL, encoded by the coding sequence ATGGCTTCAGTGGTGTATAAAGTCGGTAGAACGCCGAAAGAGTTTCTGGATCTGACTGAAGCACAAAAATGCAACCCCGGAAGTTTTGAGCCCATGTGCAGCCCCATCACACAGGCAAAGGTTTTAAATAGTATGAACACGGAGTTCAATATCATTTTCGGACTGTGA
- a CDS encoding DUF1847 domain-containing protein has protein sequence MKNSAARIPRCADCKIEKKICRQPDGKGPAFCPTVNLSKVVKASLSEYEEATVKNFARNASIQEGECYVNRGKDNPHVRYAIKPRVQETIEFAHKMGYKKLGLAFCGGLKQEAKILSKY, from the coding sequence ATGAAAAATTCTGCTGCCAGGATCCCGCGATGCGCGGATTGTAAAATTGAAAAAAAGATATGTCGTCAGCCGGATGGTAAAGGACCGGCCTTTTGCCCAACCGTTAATTTAAGCAAAGTAGTTAAGGCCTCGCTCTCGGAATATGAAGAGGCCACGGTTAAAAACTTTGCAAGAAACGCCAGCATTCAGGAGGGCGAATGCTATGTCAATCGCGGCAAGGACAATCCCCATGTGCGCTATGCCATCAAGCCCCGCGTTCAGGAAACCATCGAGTTTGCCCATAAAATGGGTTATAAAAAGCTGGGGCTTGCCTTTTGCGGCGGCTTGAAACAGGAAGCAAAAATTTTATCGAAATATTGA